A DNA window from Aspergillus nidulans FGSC A4 chromosome I contains the following coding sequences:
- a CDS encoding uncharacterized protein (transcript_id=CADANIAT00006965), which translates to MSTIYPRQRVLPADISTSTSINYLPHLSYILSLDPSLDHRCAGYVDTNGRRCTTETKPQDRSEAIALLNMATADVRAGMWRDIENETLEELARRLLCSASTHQAQARSLVQRWRADFQAFVHGTEIILGLNDADMMTEWNNMKMDLDNESWYKQVSRGIQWGFDHLALAQLVRGRDPGFLYASRALRENLAHQHLQGSSSDWNGNVDREFSIDPEPGRTTSTNTSTGHGIYNNPSTNAQHPPVGIPAPTRNHSSAFGLSRLAPKKTEMSRNHQDNTVERLRQPIDGDCSICLISLLDEPSDFDFYTDYAYTDSITDRLSSPFSDSSCQWHETDTGTPGLTDLMRRDYAYHRVLSYICEGGPEINVSRQGKVGERKYPARLELSWCQAGCGVNYHKRCLDKWIAMAPSGLATCPSCRRRWVGDFHHRGSPYGCFIPGLQTDYECNTSRDLPDESKIALVPYFAFINLSAKINYGPRNFYIVEPLWTEKANQNPHSENPDIRVTDTHIYFLRGILSNWYLSPYHFTGQRALELCLAQLDELGIPHLAEDAISTRLIKPFRFRRGEQWMMAMKAWLFERDSTPLGESVLDDASFDQLQAELLSDKPVPGSNDPRRKELRESALCRIMRTNNPKSQKTLGRKVPNFDDAVWTTASGVIVVAGCIARAEADDELRKLYFSSEKRVFVEGSASDRVWAVGLNWESDEILDEGNWRGTNRLGKAHSEAARILSDSSAAR; encoded by the exons ATGTCCACAATATACCCCAGGCAAAGGGTGTTGCCTGCCGATATATCAACTTCGACCTCAATCAACTATCTTCCTCACCTTTCCTACATACTCTCGCTCGACCCCTCGCTCGATCACCGCTGCGCTGGCTACGTGGACACCAACGGGCGCCGCTGCACAACTGAAACAAAGCCACAAGACCGCAGTGAGGCTATTGCGCTCCTGAATATGGCGACAGCAGACGTTCGCGCCGGGATGTGGAGAGACATTGAAAACGAGACTCTCGAAGAACTCGCTCGTCGCCTTCTCTGTTCGGCGTCCACTcatcaggctcaggctcggTCGCTTGTGCAGAGGTGGAGGGCAGATTTTCAGGCTTTCGTCCATGGTACTGAAATAATATTGGGGCTCAATGATGCGGATATGATGACCGAATGGAATAATATGAAGATGGATTTGGATAACGAAAGCTGGTATAAGCAGGTATCCCGCGGGATTCAGTGGGGCTTTGACCACCTGGCACTCGCTCAGCTTGTACGGGGCAGGGATCCTGGGTTCTTATATGCTAGCAGGGCCCTCCGGGAGAATCtagctcatcaacatctcCAGGGTTCGAGCTCGGATTGGAATGGTAATGTTGATCGTGAATTTTCGATTGACCCTGAACCCGGAAgaaccaccagcaccaacaccagcactgGTCATGGAATATACAATAATCCTTCCACTAACGCCCAGCATCCACCCGTTGGTATCCCAGCTCCAACTCGGAATCACAGCTCAGCCTTCGGGCTCTCACGCCTGGCGCCTAAGAAAACAGAAATGTCACGCAACCACCAGGACAATACCGTCGAGCGCCTCCGCCAGCCCATTGACGGTGACTGCAGTATCTGCTTGATCTCACTGCTAGACGAGCCGTCTGACTTCGATTTCTATACTGATTACGCATATACGGACTCAATTACAGACCGCCTGTCTAGCCCGTTTTCTGACTCTTCCTGCCAATGGCACGAAACCGACACAGGAACACCGGGACTTACGGACCTGATGAGGAGGGATTATGCATATCATCGCGTGCTGAGTTATATTTGTGAAGGAGGGCCGGAAATCAACGTCAGCAGACAAGGGAAAGTAGGCGAGAGAAAGTATCCAGCGAGACTGGAATTATCTTGGTGTCAAGCTGGATGCGGCGTGAACTACCACAAGCGCTGCCTCGATAAATGGATTGCTATGGCCCCGTCTGGGCTGGCGACCTGCCCGAGTTGTCGAAGGCGGTGGGTTGGTGATTTTCATCATCGGGGTAGCCCTTATGGGTGTTTCATTCCGGGGCTGCAG ACAGACTATGAGTGCAATACAAG TCGAGACTTGCCGGATGAGTCCAAGATTGCTCTCGTGCCGTACTTTGCATTTATAAA CCTCTCCGCAAAGATTAACTATGGGCCTCGCAACTTCTACATCGTAG AACCACTATGGacggaaaaagcaaaccAAAACCCCCACTCTGAAAATCCCGATATCCGGGTAACAGATACGCACATCTACTTCCTCCGCGGGATCCTCTCGAACTGGTATCTCAGCCCTTACCATTTTACCGGACAGCGCGCTCTCGAATTATGTCTCGCTCAACTGGACGAGTTGGGTATTCCGCATCTAGCCGAGGACGCGATATCCACACGACTGATCAAGCCCTTCCGCTTCCGCCGCGGCGAGCAATGGATGATGGCTATGAAAGCCTGGCTCTTTGAGCGCGACTCTACCCCGCTTGGCGAGTCTGTTCTGGACGACGCGTCCTTCGACCAGCTTCAGGCCGAGCTGCTCAGCGACAAACCTGTTCCTGGTTCAAACGACCCGCGACGTAAAGAGCTTCGAGAATCGGCACTGTGCCGCATCATGCGCACGAACAACCCCAAGTCACAGAAAACTTTGGGTCGGAAAGTGCCGAACTTTGATGACGCGGTGTGGACAACGGCTTCAGGGGTAATTGTGGTGGCCGGGTGCATAGCGCGCGCGGAGGCCGATGACGAATTGAGGAAGCTGTACTTCTCGAGCGAAAAGCGAGTCTTCGTTGAAGGGAGTGCGAGTGATCGGGTCTGGGCGGTTGGCTTGAACTGGGAGAGCGACGAGATTCTGGACGAGGGGAATTGGCGGGGCACGAATCGGTTGGGAAAGGCACACAGCGAGGCAGCGAGGATCCTGAGCGATAGTAGCGCGGCTCGATGA
- a CDS encoding uncharacterized protein (transcript_id=CADANIAT00006967) — MSVQVVSDPLAVSLTTEDRQFSATYWKKRFDVRPPSPHPAIATLDIEYSELAKAWKRLQEILPLSEQVLFEERPQTLQDVQVLIRDVQAYWVSSPRQRLFSRSMALCDTFLATSGSHALPLKALPSHQYYSSLLYGTLQTIIKASSKYPRVVNGVLEALVNVNRSIYLPESGEPLQITNDSIPALANFYSHLFFFLGELMDWYARRFKCRLLQSLHEDIYSDFRNLILTVQSSARGFTHAFVDAPSLNDSGCDETDTVMQHADLYLWENARLSQLGRRNIERRFAAQNAMTRLLIWEIQHSADQRAQLRDERGQLLVQMFDMASKQLRSNGHQHGAMVRLTTAAGQDSLNNITLAEKQKHKYTRVELQLGSAHLQDYFDIDDQLASYEPTDVMVEEDVLDALKQWSTETYPQILTLGSVPESACASPVALVSACYTNLARNANSPVIAYSCSVPPTAKDGMTLFQQGLIALVYSLIRQLLEYLPPVVNGSSTHIVKAENFALLDGTLASWQEVLSLVDTLLYYAPPLLLCVVDGLDRLQDQSTDQYIRSLVRIFVSHTRQSSDSTPGQQNVLLKVLFTVTGRLAPLMETLSENPLTLKESSATERSTLNPPSCSDNDVPMGE, encoded by the exons ATGTCTGTTCAGGTCGTCTCCGATCCCTTGGCTGTTTCCCTAACAACGGAGGATCGCCAGTTCTCCGCTACCtactggaagaagagattcgATGTGCgacctccttctcc GCACCCTGCCATAGCGACTCTAGATATAGAGTACAGTGAGCTGGCAAAAGCGTGGAAACGACTCCAAGAGATCCTGCCTTTGTCAGAACAGGTTCTCTTTGAAGAACGCCCGCAAACCTTGCAAGATGTCCAGGTCCTGATTAGGGACGTCCAAGCCTACTGGGTTTCCAGCCCACGGCAGCGTCTTTTCAGTCGTTCGATGGCTCTCTGCGATACATTCTTGGCCACGTCCGGCTCACATGCGTTGCCGTTAAAGGCCCTTCCTAGTCATCAGTActactcttctcttctttatGGCACTCTGCAAACCATCATCAAA GCATCTTCAAAATATCCGAGGGTCGTTAACGGGGTGCTGGAAGCCCTCGTCAACGTGAACCGGTCAATCTATCTGCCCGAGAGCGGCGAGCCTCTGCAGATTACAAACGACTCGATACCTGCGCTCGCTAACTTCTATTCCCacctctttttcttcctggGCGAGTTGATGGACTGGTATGCGAGGAGATTCAAGTGTCGACTGCTACAGAGTCTCCACGAAGACATTTACTCTGATTTCCGTAACCTGATATTAACCGTACAGAGTAGCGCGAGGGGATTTACTCACGCATTCGTTGATGCACCCAGCCTCAACGACAGTGGCTGCGATGAGACTGATACAGTGATGCAGCATGCTGACCTGTATTTGTGGGAAAATGCTAGGCTAAGCCAATTAGGTCGACGAAACATCGAAAGGCGATTCGCGGCTCAGAATGCCATGACTCGGTTGCTGATATGGGAGATCCAGCATAGTGCAGACCAACGGGCACAGTTGAGAGACGAAAGAGGCCAGCTTCTTGTGCAGATGTTCGATATGGCGAGCAAACAATTACGCTCAAATGGCCACCAGCACGGCGCTATGGTTCGCTTGACGACAGCCGCTGGGCAAGACTCAC TTAACAACATTACGTTGGCCGAAAAACAGAAGCACAAGTACACCCGGGTCGAACTGCAGCTAGGCTCAGCGCACCTTCAAGACTACTTTGACATTGACGATCAGTTGGCGAGCTATGAACCTACAGATGtgatggtggaggaggatgtcCTAGATGCACTAAAACAATGGTCAACTGAAACTTATCCACAGATCCTGACTCTGGGAAGCGTGCCAGAGTCCGCTTGCGCAAGCCCAGTCGCTTTGGTATCAGCTTGTTACACCAATCTCGCGCGAAATGCAAACTCCCCAGTCATTGCGTACTCTTGTTCCGTACCGCCAACGGCGAAGGACGGAATGACCTTATTCCAGCAAGGTCTTATAGCGCTTGTATACAGTCTGATCCGACAACTACTAGAGTATCTCCCTCCGGTAGTCAACGGCTCATCCACGCATATAGTCAAGGCAGAAAATTTCGCCCTCCTCGATGGTACGCTAGCATCGTGGCAAGAAGTGCTCTCCTTGGTCGATACATTGCTCTACTACGCACCGCCGCTACTCTTGTGCGTCGTAGACGGACTGGACCGGCTGCAAGATCAATCAACAGATCAATACATCCGATCGCTTGTTCGAATCTTTGTGAGCCATACCAGACAATCATCCGATTCGACGCCTGGGCAGCAGAACGTCTTACTGAAGGTCCTTTTCACCGTCACCGGACGGCTGGCGCCGCTGATGGAAACACTGTCTGAGAATCCGCTTACGCTTAAGGAATCAAGTGCTACTGAACGAAGCACCCTCAACCCACCTTCGTGTTCGGACAATGACGTCCCGATGGGCGAATAA
- a CDS encoding phytanoyl-CoA dioxygenase family protein (transcript_id=CADANIAT00006966), giving the protein MTHTDENISKQSNRISSRLFQTTSSIQLSDFETICSRTTEPSTYPLSSTVTQNIPIYDAHNYNPFDTDQATALQDEWYHILSSGPGIFVLKGMYDPSQYAQTLSATNAAFQAIIDKERKAGGRIGDHFAAGGKNDRIWNSFSKHAFADPISFTEYYSNPWLKVVSEAWLGPAYRVTAQVNIVKPGGAAQDSHRDYHLGFQDEESCAAFPRSIQLASQYLTLQGAVAHSDMPLQSGPTRFLPFSQTYEPGYLAWRREDFRAYFQKNYVALPLALGDGLFFNPAVFHAAGANETEPAPDGGFHRKANLLQISCALGKTMESIDAVPIVERCWEQMVKMYKAAGEIVDGKLDALVRAIGDGYPFPTNLDERPPAPSGMAPNSEQQVLFRGLQEGWSRDVVAEELRRIANKRGP; this is encoded by the exons ATGACACATACCGACGAAAATATAAGTAAGCAAAGCAAtcgcatcagcagcagactcTTCCAAACAACATCTTCTATCCAACTTTCCGACTTTGAAACGATCTGCTCCCGCACCACAGAACCAAGCACTTACCCCCTCTCCTCGACCGTAACCCAAAACATCCCTATCTACGATGCGCACAACTACAATCCCTTTGACACCGATCAAGCGACTGCGCTTCAAGACGAATGGTATCACATCCTCTCCTCCGGGCCTGGAATCTTCGTCCTGAAGGGCATGTACGATCCTTCGCAGTACGCCCAGACGCTCTCTGCAACCAACGCCGCGTTCCAGGCAATCATCGATAAAGAGCGCAAAGCCGGCGGCCGCATAGGCGACCATTTCGCAGCGGGCGGCAAAAATGACCGCATATGGAACTCTTTCTCCAAACACGCCTTTGCAGACCCAATCTCATTCACTGAGTACTACTCGAACCCATGGCTGAAAGTCGTCAGTGAGGCCTGGCTAGGACCCGCATACAGAGTCACAGCTCAGGTGAATATTGTCAAACCCGGCGGCGCGGCGCAGGACAGTCACCGTGACTACCATCTCGGGTTCCAGGACGAAGAGTCCTGCGCTGCGTTCCCGCGCTCGATCCAGCTTGCGAGCCAGTATCTTACGCTTCAGGGAGCAGTGGCACATAGTGATATGCCTCTCCAAAGCGGACCAACGAGGTTCTTGCCCTTCAGCCAGACCTACGAGCCGGGATATCTTGCCTGGCGAAGGGAAGATTTCAGAGCTTACTTTCAAAAGAATTACGTTGCGCTTCCACTTGCGCTGGGTGATGGACTGTTCTTTAACCCGGCAGTTTTCCATGCCGCGGGTGCGAATGAGACTGAACCGGCCCCTGATGGCGGGTTCCATCGCAAGGCGAACCTTTTACAGATCAGCTGCGCGCTAGGCAAGACGATGGAATCGATTGATGCGGTGCCCATTGTGGAACGGTGCTGGGAACAGATGGTCAAGATGTATAAAGCTGCGGGCGAGATTGTGGATGGGAAGCTGGATGCGCTAGTGAGAGCGATTGGGGATGGGTACCCATTCCCGACGAATCTGGATGAGAGGCCGCCGGCGCCGAGTGGCATGGCGCCGAATAGTGAGCAGCAGGTCTTGTTTAGGGGATTGCAGGAGGGGTGGAGCAGAGATGTTGTTGCGGAGGAATTGAGGAGGATCGCGA ACAAACGTGGTCCTTGA